The genome window ATAGAATGGCAAAACAGATAAAGCAGCATAGCTTCTTTTATAGGGAGAGCTGCTTTATGTATTCACCGTTTACAGTTTAACTTTCTGTGTGTTAGCGTTAATTCCTCCCCACCTTATTTATCAAAAAATATGTAAGATTCCTCGGAATAGTTGCTAAATTATTCTGTACTCTCATAATAATACAAAGATAGTTAAATTAGGAGGCAGACCTTCTTGGATCATGTTTTAATGGAACAATTAAGGAAGTTAACAGAGGAAGAAATATGCATTGTTCAGCAAAAACAAGGGGTAATAAAAGACATCTATACTAGTCAAAGTAATTTTATCATAGAAAGTGAAAAGTTTTTGCGTAATGATAAAATGATAGCGGTTAGAAAGCATACACGTTTTATTGATTTTCCTAAACATAAGCATAATTATATTGAGATTAATTATGTCGTAAATGGTCAGTTAAAGCAGAAAGTTGGGAACGATGAAATCGTGTTGAAAAGAGGAGAACTTCTATTTTTAAATCAGCACATGGAACATGAAATAGAGGCGTGTGATAAGGACGATATCGTCGTTAATTTCATCATTCAGCCGCCATTTTTTCAATTTATATTTCAATATTTACATGAAGAAAATAAGCTGACAGATTTTTTAATTAGTAGTTTATTTAAACATAAAGAGAGTGGTCAGTATTTATATTACAAGGTTTCAGAGGTCATAGAAATTCAGGATATAATTGGGAAACTATTAAAAGAAGAAAGTAATAATTCCATTTTATCTGAATCGACGATGAAGCTTTATATGGGATTATTAATGATTGAACTGATAAAAAATACTGATAAGATTCAACAAAATGAAGGAGTAACACAAGATCATTATGTAGTCATAGAGGCTTTGAGTTACATCGAAGAGCACTATCAGCTAGGGACACTGAATGAACTTGCTGGACGCCTTCACCAATCAATGTCTTCATTAAGTAAAAATATTAAGAAAGCAACAGGCTATACTTTTAAGGAATTGCAGCAGGAAAAGCGACTGAGCGAAGCAAAGAATCTATTAGAGACAACGGATCTTCCAATTAAGAGGATTGTAGAAGAAGTAGGTTATGATAATATAAGTTATTTCTATCGGATATTTAAAGAAAAATATAGAATGACGCCAAAAGCGTTTCGGTTGAAACTAGCAAAATAGTAATATGCTAGTTTTTTCTTTGTAATCTAATTCCTTTTATAAAACAATGAAGGAGATATGGAAAATAAGGACAATAAAAAAGAAAAGTGCGTTATTTTATTTAAAAATGAAACCCATTACAATATCCCTAAGAAAACGTTTTTTAATTCCTTTTCAAGGAGAGGTGTAAATGACTAGATATACACTGGCAGTAGATATTGGGGCCTCAAGTGGTAGGCTTATTCTCGGGTCTGTTTCATTAGAAAAATTAGAACTGAAAGAAATTCACCGGTTCGAAAATAGGATGATCAAAAAAGGACAGCATTATTGCTGGGATATAGAAATGATATTTTCGGAAATAAAAAAAGGAATTAAAAAATGTAATGACATAGGAATTACTCCTGAAAGTATTGGTATCGATACATGGGCAGTAGATTTTGTATTACTAGATGAAAAGGGGGAACTTTTAACAGATGCTGTTGCTTATAGGGACGATCGAACGGATGGCATGATGGAAGAAGTATTCCAGAAAATAATGAAAGAAAGATTGTATTTAGAAACGGGAATTCAATTCCAAAAATTTAATACTATTTATCAGTTATATTCGTTAAAAAAGACACAGCCAGAAGTATTCGCACAAGCGAAAACCTTTTTAATGATACCTGATTATTTACACTATTTATTATCAGGTATTGCAGTGAATGAATACACCAATGCTACTTCGACACAGTTATTAAATGCTTTCACCAAAAAATGGGATAAAACGATACTTGATACATTAGAGATCAATAAAGAAATATTCCAAGAAATTAAAAAGCCAAATACGATTCTTGGGAATTTAAGACCAGAATTAGTGGAAGAGTTTGGCTTTGATATGAAAGTGATTTTGCCAGCGACTCATGATACAGGTTCAGCAGTAATTTCAGTTCCAGCTTTTAATGATACAATCTATATCAGTTCGGGGACATGGTCATTGATTGGTGTGGAAAATAGATTTCCAATTTGTGTGACAAAGGCTTTAGATTATAACTTTACTAATGAAGGAGGAATTGATTATCGCTATCGTTTCTTAAAAAATATTATGGGACTATGGATGATACAGGAAGTCAGACGCAATTATAATAACCAATACTCTTTTGCCAAGTTTGTTGAATTAGCAAAAGAGGCACAAGGTTTTTCAAGTATTGTAAATGTAAATGATAATCGTTTTCTAAAGCCTGACAATATGGTAGAAGAAATTCAGAACTATTGTCTAGAAACAGGACAGCAAGTTCCGGCAACACCTGGAGAAATAGCGAAATGTGTTTATGATAGTTTAGTAGATAGCTATGTTATAGCGATAAATGAGATAGAAGAAATTTTTGAAAAAACTTTTCCGAGTATTAATATTATTGGCGGCGGCTGTCAGAATGAAATGCTAAACCAGCTACTTGCAGAAGCGTCTCAGAAGGAGGTATATGCTGGACCGATAGAAGCGACAGCAATTGGGAATATTGTTTCTCAATTCATCGCATTAGGAGAAATAGATAGTTTATCAGAGGCTAGACAAATGATAAAGCAATCATTTGAGATAAAAGTATATAAAGCTGCGGAAGATGCAATCAAATAAAAGGAGGACACAAACATGTCTGTTAAAGAAAATTTTGAGCTGGCAAAAAAACAATATGAGCAATGGGGAGTAAATGTAGAAGAAGCATTAGAAAAGCTAAAGAATATCCCGATTTCAATCCATTGTTGGCAAGGGGATGACATTGCTGGATTTGAAGTAAATCAAAGAGAATTATCTGGTGGTATTGATGTAACAGGGAATTATCCTGGGAAAGCAACGAATCCGGAGGAATTAAGAAGCGATTTAGAGAAGGCGCTCTCACTTATTCCTGGAAGACATCGCGTGAATCTCCATGCTATTTATGCAGAAACCAATGGGCTAGCCGTAGAAAGAGATGAGCTAGAGCCAAAGCATTTTGAAAATTGGGTGCAATGGGCAAAAGAAAATGGCTTAGGGCTGGATTTTAATCCGACTTTATTTTCCCATGAAAAAGCAGCTGATGGATTAACGTTAGCTCATCCAGATCAAGAAATTCGTGATTTTTGGATTCAACATTGTATTGCTAGTCGAAAAATTGCTGAATATTTCGGGAAAGAGCTCGGAACGCCTGCATTAACGAATATATGGATACCGGATGGCTACAAAGACATTCCAAGCGACCGTTTAACTCCAAGAAAAAGACTAAAGGATTCCTTGGATAAAATTTATGCTGTAGAAACAGATGAACGCTATAATTTAGATGCAGTAGAAAGCAAGGTTTTTGGAATTGGTTCAGAATCTTATGTAGTCGGTTCCCATGAATTTTACTTAGGCTATGCCTTGAAAAATAATAAATTATGCCTCATGGATACAGGTCATTATCATCCGACCGAGACTGTTTCGAATAAAATTTCTTCCATGCTTTTATTTAGTGATAAATTGGCATTACATGTATCTCGACCAGTAAGATGGGATAGTGATCATGTTGTTATTTTAGATGATGAACTAAAAGAAATTGCTGTAGAAATCGTACGTAATGATGCATTAGATAAAGTAATTATAGGTCTTGATTTCTTTGATGCAAGCATTAACCGCGTAGCAGCATGGACAATTGGTACAAGAAATATGATTAAAGCACTTTTAAATGCATTATTGCTTCCAAATGATAAATTAAAACAATTACAAGAGGAAGGAAATTTTACAGAGAGATTGGCATTAATGGAAGAATTTAAAACATATCCATTTGGGGCAATCTGGGATTACTATTGTGAACAAATGGATGTACCGGTGCGTGAATCTTGGCTGAATGAAGTGAAAGTGTATGAGGAAGAAGTTCTATCCAAAAGATAAAATAAAAAGAAACCACTCTCAACCGTGAGTGGTTTCAGACTGTCGACAAACTCCTAATTCAGTAATTAGGAGTTTGTCTTAGTTTATACATATACATTCTTTTAAATAAGAGTTGATTTCCGTTGCAGGGGTTCGCTTTCCGTGGGGCTCGCGCTGAGCCGCTTCGCCCTAAAGGCCTGCAGGGTCTCAGACTGTCTCGCAGATCCCACAGGAGTCTCACCCCTTCCACTCCAATCAATGCATAATAATTCCATTTGCATTTCCTAAATTCCTTTTGTCAACAAGCTGAAACCACTCTCAACCGTGAGTGGTTTCTTTTTATTGGTTAAAAGGTGGAATTGCATGTTGGATACTTGTTTTTTCTTTTCACTGCAAATGTTTCCATGTATAATGATACATACAGTTTTTTCCTTTGGAGGTGTGGTTTTTGAAGCGGTTACTGTATGTATATATGTTTGTTTTTATATTATTTGGTATTTATTTTTATTATTCTCATTTGTATAATGCTTTAGACGATAATAACGGTGTAAAAAGAGAGCGCTTACAAGTTGTCGTTAATGACGAGTTTGTGATGGTCACCTTTCTGGCAGGGATGGATTACTGGAAGTCGGCATTAAAGGGATTTGAGGATGCGGCTAATGAATGGAATGTTTCGGTTGCTTATAGAGGTGGAACGCAATATGACCTGCATGAGCAAATTACTATATTAGAGCAAGTGATTGCCAAGAAGCCTGCTGGGATTGCTCTTTCTGCCATAAATCCGAATAATCTAAATGCCACCATTGATAAAGCTGTGGAGATGGGAATCCCAGTTGTTTTGTTCGATTCTGATGCACCGTTAAGTAAAGCATCAGCCTTTTTAGGTACTAACAATTATGAAGCGGGTGTAAAGGCAGCAGATAAACTGTCATCCCTTATAAATAAAAAGGGAAAAGTAGCCGTCATTACGTTACCAGATCAGTTAAACCATCAAGAAAGAACAAAAGGGTTTGTGGAAACCATTAAATCAAACTATCCGAATATTGAAGTGGTGCAAGTCCAAAATGGAGAAGGCGATCAACTGAAATCGGAAAAAATAGCAAAAGAGATAATGAAAAACTATCCAGATATTAAAGGGATATTTGTAACAGAAGCAAATGGGGGAGTCGGAGTAGCAGATGCAGCAAAAGAAAACAAGAAGATGGATGTAAAGATTATTAGCTTTGATGTAGACAGAAAGACATTAGATAACATAGAAAACGGAACTATATCTGCAACCATTGCTCAGGGAACATGGAATATGGGCTATTGGTCCATGCAGTTTCTTTTTAAACTGCATCAAAAGGACATCATTAGCGATCCTCATGGCCTGCCTTCTTATGTCGATACGGGAATTACCATTGTTACAAAGGATAATGTGAAAGAATACTATGCCGAATATACAAAGTAAGGAAGAAAGGTTTAGATAAATGTTTGCGAAATTAAGGAAAGTTAATGATTTTTCACTAAGAGATAAATTGATTGCTTTGTTTTTACTAATTAGTATTATCCCAGCCATTGGACTAGGTTTATTAGTCGGTGTAACAGTGGAAAAAATTTTAGGAGAACAAGCAACAAAAAATACCTTGCAATTAATCAATCAAGTAAACACGACATTAGAATCTTCCATAACAAATGTACAAAATGTAAGTTATCTCATTTCGATGGATGCACAAATTAAGACTTTTTTTTCCTCAAATCGAAAGGAAGGCAACGAGACGGATCAAAGTTATTCTATTCGCCAAACAATGCAAGGGTTTACATCCTTGTACCCAGAAATTGCAGGAATCCTACTAATAAATAAGCAAGGAAAATATATTAGTAATGAACTTTATGCAGAGGATAAGGTTGATTTAACAAAGGAGGAGTGGTACAAGGAAGCAGTCCGTAATAAAGGGATCTTTAAAATTATTGGGAAGCCTGAAAAGCGTCATATTATCAGCCAAATTAATTACAAGGATGAAGATGTCGTGACTGTTGTTAGGGCAATCGTCGATAGAGATACACAAGAAATAACCGGTGTCTTATTAATCGATTTAAAATTAAGAGTCATTGGAGAAGCGATGAATAATGTCCATATTGGATTATCGGGATTTTTAACTGTAATAGATGAAAATGGCAAAGAGATTTATTCTACTTCTAATAGTGAAGCAATCGAGATTCCAGAAACGATTTTATTGGAAGGAGATTGGGGGGCTTATAAAAAGGTAGTAGATGGGGAGAAGATGGAGTTTATTTATCAAAGAACCCCTTTTTCCAATTGGACAACAGTTGGGATATTTCATTCAGATGAATCAGTAGCAGAGGTAAAAGAAATTCAATTGTATTTGTTCTTTTTTGTATTTTTTTTATGTTTTGCCGGTATAACGGTGTCTTATTATTTTTCTCATTCTATTTCCAATCCGATCATTGAATTAATGACGATGATGAGAAAAATTGAAGATGGCCAGATGGAAATCCGCTATAAGGGGAAACGAAAAGATGAGATTGGCAGACTAGGAAAAACATTTAATCATATGATTACAAAGATTAATAGTTTAATAACATTAACAGAAGTGCAAGAAAAACAAAAGAGAGAAGCAGAATTAAGAAGTCTTCAAGCACATATAAAGCCACATTTTCTATACAATACATTAGATACGATTAATTGGATGGCAAGAAAGCATGGAGCAAAAGATGTTGCAGAGGTAGTTGCATCATTATCTTCCTTTTTCAGAATTGGTTTAAGTAAGGGCAATGATATGATTCCCTTAAAAGACGAAATGAAGCATATTCAAAGTTATCTTATGATTCAAAAGGCAAGATATCAGGAGAAATTAAGTTATGAAATTATATATGATTCTAATTTGACAGAAGTAACAATCCTTAAGTTGGTCCTTCAGCCTATAGTGGAGAATGCAATTTATCACGGAATAAAAGAAAGGAGAGGACCTGGAAACATAATAATCTCTGCAATTCAGGAAAATGCGTGCTTACTTTTAAAAGTTACGGATGATGGAAAAGGCATGGAAGAGGAGGAGTTACATGCACTAAGAGAAAAACTAAATACACTTGTGATCTTAAAAAAGGAAAGGAAGGAACAGATAAATTTTGGCTATGGCATGATGAATGTACAAGCAAGAATTAAACTTACATATGGAGACGCGTATGGTCTCACAATTGATAGTGAGCCTGATAAAGGAACAACAGTAACGATAAAACTTCCCATGAATCTAGAGGAAAAGAAGGAGTGAGAATGAATGGATAAACAAATATGGAATGTGTTAATTGCCGATGATGAACCCATTATTCGGGAAGGGATACGGAATGTCATCGATTGGTCTGCACTTCAGATGAATGTTATAGCAGAAGCGGAGGATGGGGAAGAGGCGATAGAGCTTTCGCTGATGCATTCTGTCGACATCCTCCTTATAGATATAAATATGCCAATTGCAAATGGATTAATGGTGATTAAACAGGTAAAAGCCAAGCTGCCAGACTGCCAAATTATTATTATAACGGGGTATGATGAATTTAAGTATGCCCAAGAAGCCGTTCGATTAAATGTATTCGATTATTTATTAAAACCTATCGATCCAGATCATCTAATGGGATTGTTAAATAAGATAAAAATGGAGTTAGTAGAAGTAAATAAAAAAAGGGCTTTATTGGACAGAACGTCCGAGCAATTCACTAAAAATCTGCCGACCTTACAACATAATTTCTTCCGTGAATGGATAGGGGGCAAATTAACGAACGAGGAAATAAAGGAACAATTAGCTTTTTACTATTTAAATACGAGTATACCTAAACAACTAGTAGTTATTTCTTGTTTGGAATTTCTCGAGAACAAGTCTATCTTAAGTGAAAAGGAAAAAGGAGAGATTCAAGAATCGTTAAAATATCATATTC of Niallia circulans contains these proteins:
- a CDS encoding AraC family transcriptional regulator, with protein sequence MDHVLMEQLRKLTEEEICIVQQKQGVIKDIYTSQSNFIIESEKFLRNDKMIAVRKHTRFIDFPKHKHNYIEINYVVNGQLKQKVGNDEIVLKRGELLFLNQHMEHEIEACDKDDIVVNFIIQPPFFQFIFQYLHEENKLTDFLISSLFKHKESGQYLYYKVSEVIEIQDIIGKLLKEESNNSILSESTMKLYMGLLMIELIKNTDKIQQNEGVTQDHYVVIEALSYIEEHYQLGTLNELAGRLHQSMSSLSKNIKKATGYTFKELQQEKRLSEAKNLLETTDLPIKRIVEEVGYDNISYFYRIFKEKYRMTPKAFRLKLAK
- the rhaB gene encoding rhamnulokinase, with amino-acid sequence MTRYTLAVDIGASSGRLILGSVSLEKLELKEIHRFENRMIKKGQHYCWDIEMIFSEIKKGIKKCNDIGITPESIGIDTWAVDFVLLDEKGELLTDAVAYRDDRTDGMMEEVFQKIMKERLYLETGIQFQKFNTIYQLYSLKKTQPEVFAQAKTFLMIPDYLHYLLSGIAVNEYTNATSTQLLNAFTKKWDKTILDTLEINKEIFQEIKKPNTILGNLRPELVEEFGFDMKVILPATHDTGSAVISVPAFNDTIYISSGTWSLIGVENRFPICVTKALDYNFTNEGGIDYRYRFLKNIMGLWMIQEVRRNYNNQYSFAKFVELAKEAQGFSSIVNVNDNRFLKPDNMVEEIQNYCLETGQQVPATPGEIAKCVYDSLVDSYVIAINEIEEIFEKTFPSINIIGGGCQNEMLNQLLAEASQKEVYAGPIEATAIGNIVSQFIALGEIDSLSEARQMIKQSFEIKVYKAAEDAIK
- the rhaA gene encoding L-rhamnose isomerase, with translation MSVKENFELAKKQYEQWGVNVEEALEKLKNIPISIHCWQGDDIAGFEVNQRELSGGIDVTGNYPGKATNPEELRSDLEKALSLIPGRHRVNLHAIYAETNGLAVERDELEPKHFENWVQWAKENGLGLDFNPTLFSHEKAADGLTLAHPDQEIRDFWIQHCIASRKIAEYFGKELGTPALTNIWIPDGYKDIPSDRLTPRKRLKDSLDKIYAVETDERYNLDAVESKVFGIGSESYVVGSHEFYLGYALKNNKLCLMDTGHYHPTETVSNKISSMLLFSDKLALHVSRPVRWDSDHVVILDDELKEIAVEIVRNDALDKVIIGLDFFDASINRVAAWTIGTRNMIKALLNALLLPNDKLKQLQEEGNFTERLALMEEFKTYPFGAIWDYYCEQMDVPVRESWLNEVKVYEEEVLSKR
- a CDS encoding substrate-binding domain-containing protein, encoding MKRLLYVYMFVFILFGIYFYYSHLYNALDDNNGVKRERLQVVVNDEFVMVTFLAGMDYWKSALKGFEDAANEWNVSVAYRGGTQYDLHEQITILEQVIAKKPAGIALSAINPNNLNATIDKAVEMGIPVVLFDSDAPLSKASAFLGTNNYEAGVKAADKLSSLINKKGKVAVITLPDQLNHQERTKGFVETIKSNYPNIEVVQVQNGEGDQLKSEKIAKEIMKNYPDIKGIFVTEANGGVGVADAAKENKKMDVKIISFDVDRKTLDNIENGTISATIAQGTWNMGYWSMQFLFKLHQKDIISDPHGLPSYVDTGITIVTKDNVKEYYAEYTK
- a CDS encoding cache domain-containing sensor histidine kinase, yielding MFAKLRKVNDFSLRDKLIALFLLISIIPAIGLGLLVGVTVEKILGEQATKNTLQLINQVNTTLESSITNVQNVSYLISMDAQIKTFFSSNRKEGNETDQSYSIRQTMQGFTSLYPEIAGILLINKQGKYISNELYAEDKVDLTKEEWYKEAVRNKGIFKIIGKPEKRHIISQINYKDEDVVTVVRAIVDRDTQEITGVLLIDLKLRVIGEAMNNVHIGLSGFLTVIDENGKEIYSTSNSEAIEIPETILLEGDWGAYKKVVDGEKMEFIYQRTPFSNWTTVGIFHSDESVAEVKEIQLYLFFFVFFLCFAGITVSYYFSHSISNPIIELMTMMRKIEDGQMEIRYKGKRKDEIGRLGKTFNHMITKINSLITLTEVQEKQKREAELRSLQAHIKPHFLYNTLDTINWMARKHGAKDVAEVVASLSSFFRIGLSKGNDMIPLKDEMKHIQSYLMIQKARYQEKLSYEIIYDSNLTEVTILKLVLQPIVENAIYHGIKERRGPGNIIISAIQENACLLLKVTDDGKGMEEEELHALREKLNTLVILKKERKEQINFGYGMMNVQARIKLTYGDAYGLTIDSEPDKGTTVTIKLPMNLEEKKE
- a CDS encoding response regulator transcription factor gives rise to the protein MDKQIWNVLIADDEPIIREGIRNVIDWSALQMNVIAEAEDGEEAIELSLMHSVDILLIDINMPIANGLMVIKQVKAKLPDCQIIIITGYDEFKYAQEAVRLNVFDYLLKPIDPDHLMGLLNKIKMELVEVNKKRALLDRTSEQFTKNLPTLQHNFFREWIGGKLTNEEIKEQLAFYYLNTSIPKQLVVISCLEFLENKSILSEKEKGEIQESLKYHILLFLKHKEIGYFHDESGLIALIIWQTITNEVALQLEEYIRKELKMSIAIYINNNEVDYKQLFSLYKNCKEMIQKEMNISPIVRRAKSIIDHQYADSSLSLEKVAITLQVSPVYLSRLMKQELKVSFVQLLTTKRMKQAIYLLQSTDYPIITISQLVGYETQHYFSTAFKKIMGVSPNKYRRNIMEETNNIK